From the Pseudomonas sp. Teo4 genome, the window AGGTGACGATGTCGTCGGCACCGCTGAAGTACAGGCCGAACATCGCGCCCGCCTGGGTGGTGACGAACGGGATGCCGGCGGCATCGGCGCGCTGCTGCAGGCCATCGAGCATGCGGCTGGTGAAGGCGGTCAGTTCATCGTGGAAGCCTGGGCGGCTGATCAGTTTCAGGGTGGTCAGGCCGGCCGCCATGGCCAGTGGGTTGCCCGACAAGGTGCCTGCCTGGTAGACCGGGCCCAGCGGAGCGATGCAGCCCATGATTTCGCGTTTGCCGCCGAAGCAGCCGACGGGCATGCCGCCGCCGACGATCTTGCCGAAGGTCGACAGGTCCGGCTTGATGCCGTAATGGCCTTGGGCGCCACCAAGGGAAACGCGGAAGCCGGTCATCACTTCGTCGAAGATCAACACCACACCGTGCTTGTCGCACTGCTCACGCAGGCCTTCGAGGAAGCCCGGAGCCGGTGGTACGCAGTTCATGTTGCCGGCCACAGGCTCGACGATGATGCAAGCGACGGTCTGGCCGACTTCGGCCAGGGTTTTTTCCACGGCCGCGATATCGTTGAACGGCAGAGTCAGGGTGTGCTTGGCGAAGTCCGCTGGTACACCCGCCGAGCTAGGCACGCCTTGGGTCAGCAAGCCGGAGCCGGCCTTGACCAGCAGGCTGTCGGAGTGGCCGTGGTAGCAGCCTTCGAACTTGATGATGGCGTCGCGGCCGGTGTAGCCACGGGCCAGACGAATGGCGCTCATGGTCGCTTCGGTGCCGGAGCTGACCATCCGCACCATTTCCATGGACGGTACGATTGAGCAGACCAGGTCGGCCATTTCGGTTTCCATGGCGGTTGGTGCGCCATAGGACAAGCCATGTTCGAGCTGCTTGCGCACTGCGTCCAGCACGTCCGGGTGGCCGTGGCCGAGAATCATCGGGCCCCAGGAACCCACGTAATCGACATAGCGCTTGTCGTCCTCGTCAACCACGTAGGCGCCTTCGGCGTGCTTGAAGAACAGTGGCGTGCCGCCAACGCTCTTGAAGGCACGGACCGGCGAGTTGACGCCACCGGGGATGTGCTTCTGGGCTTGGGCGAACAGGGATTCGGAACGGGACATGGAGTTATCTCTCGAAATCAGGAAGCGAACAGGGCGTTGAAGGCGCGGGCGCGGCGGGTAACTTCCTGCGCGCTGTCGGCACCGAACAAGCCATGGATCACCGCCAGCAGGTCTGCACCATGGGCAACCAGCGGGGCGGCGTTGTCGAGGGTGATGCCGCCGATCACGGCAATCGGCAGCTTGACCTGGGCACGGGCCTGCTCCAGCAGATCAAGGCTGGCGGCCGGCGCACCGGGCTTGGTGACGGAGTTGAAGAAACGGCCGAAGGCCACATAGCTGGCACCTTCGCTGGCCGCCTGACGGGCCAGGTCGAGCTGGGCGTGGCAGGTCGAACCGATGATGGCATGGCGGCCCAGCAGAGCGCGGGCCGGGGTCAGCGGGCCATCGGTCTGCCCCAGGTGTACGCCGACGCCC encodes:
- the hemL gene encoding glutamate-1-semialdehyde 2,1-aminomutase, whose amino-acid sequence is MSRSESLFAQAQKHIPGGVNSPVRAFKSVGGTPLFFKHAEGAYVVDEDDKRYVDYVGSWGPMILGHGHPDVLDAVRKQLEHGLSYGAPTAMETEMADLVCSIVPSMEMVRMVSSGTEATMSAIRLARGYTGRDAIIKFEGCYHGHSDSLLVKAGSGLLTQGVPSSAGVPADFAKHTLTLPFNDIAAVEKTLAEVGQTVACIIVEPVAGNMNCVPPAPGFLEGLREQCDKHGVVLIFDEVMTGFRVSLGGAQGHYGIKPDLSTFGKIVGGGMPVGCFGGKREIMGCIAPLGPVYQAGTLSGNPLAMAAGLTTLKLISRPGFHDELTAFTSRMLDGLQQRADAAGIPFVTTQAGAMFGLYFSGADDIVTFDDVMASDAERFKRFFHLMLEGGVYLAPSAFEAGFTSIAHGEKELQITLDAAERAFAKLK
- the thiE gene encoding thiamine phosphate synthase, which codes for MKLRGLYAITDSQLLAGRFLSHVEAALEGGVCLLQYRDKSDDAARRLREAEALKQLCERYGTQLIINDDAELAARLGVGVHLGQTDGPLTPARALLGRHAIIGSTCHAQLDLARQAASEGASYVAFGRFFNSVTKPGAPAASLDLLEQARAQVKLPIAVIGGITLDNAAPLVAHGADLLAVIHGLFGADSAQEVTRRARAFNALFAS